The following proteins come from a genomic window of Falco naumanni isolate bFalNau1 chromosome 20 unlocalized genomic scaffold, bFalNau1.pat SUPER_20_unloc_2, whole genome shotgun sequence:
- the ATF1 gene encoding cyclic AMP-dependent transcription factor ATF-1 isoform X2, which yields MEEVHKSSSNSSVTPSQTAAVQGTTLQAAQLSHIAQQMSLRGPAPLTVVQLPGEQVQVQGVIQTAQSSSVIHSPQVQTVQVSSLSESEDSQDSSDSIGSSQKARGILARRPSYRKILKDLSSEDTRDRKGDEESPGVSTVTSMSVPTPIYQTSTGQYIAIAANGLQLASPGADGVQGLQTLTMTNASGTQPGTTILQYAQTSDGQQILVPSNQVVVQTASGDMQTYQIRTTPTTTSLPQTVVMTSPVTLTSQTKKLLENAVERRKSMLNAWKIELRSWKIRTKL from the exons ATGGAAGAGGTGCACAAGAGCAGCAGTAACAGTTCAGTGACGCCTTCCCAAACAGCAGCTGTACAAGGTACAACACTACAGGCAGCTCAGCTCTCTCATATTGCTCAACAG ATGTCTCTCCGAGGTCCTGCTCCCCTGACAGTTGTTCAGCTTCCTGGAGAACAAGTCCAGGTCCAGGGAGTCATTCAGACAGCTCAGTCCTCTTCTGTAATCCACTCACCTCAGGTGCAAACAGTGCAG GTATCGTCTTTGTCTGAGAGCGAAGATTCTCAGGATTCATCGGATAGCATAGGCTCTTCACAGAAAGCTCGAGGCATCTTAGCTCGTCGTCCATCTTACCG gaaaatttTGAAAGATCTTTCTTCTGAAGATACACGTGATAGAAAAGGAGATGAGGAGAGCCCCGGTGTCTCTACTGTTACATCTATGTCCGTTCCCACCCCTATCTACCAGACAAGCACTGGACAGTACA ttgcCATTGCCGCCAACGGGTTACAGCTGGCCAGCCCGGGGGCAGATGGTGTGCAGGGTCTGCAGACGCTAACGATGACCAACGCCAGTGGTACTCAGCCGGGGACAACAATACTGCAGTACGCGCAAACGTCAGATGGGCAACAGATCCTCGTACCCAGCAACCAGGTGGTAGTGCAGA CCGCGTCAGGAGACATGCAGACTTACCAGATCCGCACCACACCAACCACCACCTCCCTTCCTCAGACCGTCGTGATGACGTCTCCCGTCACCCTGACGTCACAGACAA AGAAGCTGCTCGAGAATGCCgtagaaagaagaaagagtaTGTTAAATGCCTGGAAAATCGAGTTGCGGTCCTggaaaatcagaacaaaacTCTAA
- the ATF1 gene encoding cyclic AMP-dependent transcription factor ATF-1 isoform X1, with protein sequence MEEVHKSSSNSSVTPSQTAAVQGTTLQAAQLSHIAQQMSLRGPAPLTVVQLPGEQVQVQGVIQTAQSSSVIHSPQVQTVQVSSLSESEDSQDSSDSIGSSQKARGILARRPSYRKILKDLSSEDTRDRKGDEESPGVSTVTSMSVPTPIYQTSTGQYIAIAANGLQLASPGADGVQGLQTLTMTNASGTQPGTTILQYAQTSDGQQILVPSNQVVVQTASGDMQTYQIRTTPTTTSLPQTVVMTSPVTLTSQTSKTDDPQLKREIRLMKNREAARECRRKKKEYVKCLENRVAVLENQNKTLIEELKTLKDLYCHKSV encoded by the exons ATGGAAGAGGTGCACAAGAGCAGCAGTAACAGTTCAGTGACGCCTTCCCAAACAGCAGCTGTACAAGGTACAACACTACAGGCAGCTCAGCTCTCTCATATTGCTCAACAG ATGTCTCTCCGAGGTCCTGCTCCCCTGACAGTTGTTCAGCTTCCTGGAGAACAAGTCCAGGTCCAGGGAGTCATTCAGACAGCTCAGTCCTCTTCTGTAATCCACTCACCTCAGGTGCAAACAGTGCAG GTATCGTCTTTGTCTGAGAGCGAAGATTCTCAGGATTCATCGGATAGCATAGGCTCTTCACAGAAAGCTCGAGGCATCTTAGCTCGTCGTCCATCTTACCG gaaaatttTGAAAGATCTTTCTTCTGAAGATACACGTGATAGAAAAGGAGATGAGGAGAGCCCCGGTGTCTCTACTGTTACATCTATGTCCGTTCCCACCCCTATCTACCAGACAAGCACTGGACAGTACA ttgcCATTGCCGCCAACGGGTTACAGCTGGCCAGCCCGGGGGCAGATGGTGTGCAGGGTCTGCAGACGCTAACGATGACCAACGCCAGTGGTACTCAGCCGGGGACAACAATACTGCAGTACGCGCAAACGTCAGATGGGCAACAGATCCTCGTACCCAGCAACCAGGTGGTAGTGCAGA CCGCGTCAGGAGACATGCAGACTTACCAGATCCGCACCACACCAACCACCACCTCCCTTCCTCAGACCGTCGTGATGACGTCTCCCGTCACCCTGACGTCACAGACAAGTAAGACAGATGATCCGCAGTTGAAACGAGAAATAAGGCTGATGAAGAACAG AGAAGCTGCTCGAGAATGCCgtagaaagaagaaagagtaTGTTAAATGCCTGGAAAATCGAGTTGCGGTCCTggaaaatcagaacaaaacTCTAATTGAAGAGCTAAAAACTTTGAAAGATCTTTACTGTCATAAAAGTGTGTAA
- the ATF1 gene encoding cyclic AMP-dependent transcription factor ATF-1 isoform X3, with product MSLRGPAPLTVVQLPGEQVQVQGVIQTAQSSSVIHSPQVQTVQVSSLSESEDSQDSSDSIGSSQKARGILARRPSYRKILKDLSSEDTRDRKGDEESPGVSTVTSMSVPTPIYQTSTGQYIAIAANGLQLASPGADGVQGLQTLTMTNASGTQPGTTILQYAQTSDGQQILVPSNQVVVQTASGDMQTYQIRTTPTTTSLPQTVVMTSPVTLTSQTSKTDDPQLKREIRLMKNREAARECRRKKKEYVKCLENRVAVLENQNKTLIEELKTLKDLYCHKSV from the exons ATGTCTCTCCGAGGTCCTGCTCCCCTGACAGTTGTTCAGCTTCCTGGAGAACAAGTCCAGGTCCAGGGAGTCATTCAGACAGCTCAGTCCTCTTCTGTAATCCACTCACCTCAGGTGCAAACAGTGCAG GTATCGTCTTTGTCTGAGAGCGAAGATTCTCAGGATTCATCGGATAGCATAGGCTCTTCACAGAAAGCTCGAGGCATCTTAGCTCGTCGTCCATCTTACCG gaaaatttTGAAAGATCTTTCTTCTGAAGATACACGTGATAGAAAAGGAGATGAGGAGAGCCCCGGTGTCTCTACTGTTACATCTATGTCCGTTCCCACCCCTATCTACCAGACAAGCACTGGACAGTACA ttgcCATTGCCGCCAACGGGTTACAGCTGGCCAGCCCGGGGGCAGATGGTGTGCAGGGTCTGCAGACGCTAACGATGACCAACGCCAGTGGTACTCAGCCGGGGACAACAATACTGCAGTACGCGCAAACGTCAGATGGGCAACAGATCCTCGTACCCAGCAACCAGGTGGTAGTGCAGA CCGCGTCAGGAGACATGCAGACTTACCAGATCCGCACCACACCAACCACCACCTCCCTTCCTCAGACCGTCGTGATGACGTCTCCCGTCACCCTGACGTCACAGACAAGTAAGACAGATGATCCGCAGTTGAAACGAGAAATAAGGCTGATGAAGAACAG AGAAGCTGCTCGAGAATGCCgtagaaagaagaaagagtaTGTTAAATGCCTGGAAAATCGAGTTGCGGTCCTggaaaatcagaacaaaacTCTAATTGAAGAGCTAAAAACTTTGAAAGATCTTTACTGTCATAAAAGTGTGTAA
- the TMPRSS12 gene encoding transmembrane protease serine 12 produces the protein AECGERPLLATTLGSRIVGGHDAQAGAWPWAVSLQNLQGRVQFTHICGGVLVNEKSVLTAGHCVTGRRDPYSWRAVLGVHNLRKHGEHAARRNIRRISVHPEFKRETFENDIALFELNSAVRYSAYIQPICLPPAHLSPRIDNATECFISGWGRTVEKGKTSAVLKEARVEIIPSSVCNSSDAYGGLVNNNMLCAGSRSGGTDACQGDSGGPLACYHPGTHKYYLIGIASFGVGCGRPKFPGIYVRLSQYRGWVKSELLLSNKAVNPISVTLTVCLTAIQTALVWTF, from the exons GCAGAGTGCGGCGAGCGGCCGCTCCTGGCCACCACCTTGGGATCCCGGATCGTGGGCGGACACGACGCTCAGGCGGGAGCGTGGCCGTGGGCCGTGAGCCTCCAGAACCTCCAAGGCCGTGTCCAATTTACACACATTTGCGGTGGAGTTTTAGTTAATGAGAAATCGGTACTTACCGCTGGGCACTGCGTTACAGGAAGGAG GGACCCGTACTCCTGGAGAGCTGTTTTAGGTGTGCATAACCTTCGGAAACATGGTGAACACGCAGCAAGAAGAAATATCAGACGCATCAGTGTGCACCCAGAATTCAAGagagaaacatttgaaaatgatATTGCGTTATTTGAACTCAATTCTGCAGTACGCTACAGTGCCTATATTCAGCCTATCTGCCTGCCTCCCGCACACCTTTCCCCGCGCATTGACAACGCCACGGAATGCTTTATCAGTGGCTGGGGACGGACagtggaaaaag GTAAAACTTCGGCTGTGTTAAAAGAAGCACGAGTGGAAATTATTCCTTCTAGCGTCTGTAACAGTTCGGATGCGTACGGAGGTCTGGTTAACAACAACATGCTCTGTGCTGGCTCTCGATCAGGAGGCACCGACGCCTGTCAG GGAGACAGCGGTGGCCCTTTAGCGTGCTACCACCCTGGTACCCACAAGTACTACCTCATAGGGATTGCCAGCTTTGGAGTTGGCTGCGGGCGACCAAAATTTCCTGGGATCTACGTCCGTTTATCGCAATACAGGGGATGGGTAAAATCGGAACTTCTGCTGAGTAACAAGGCGGTGAATCCCATCAGCGTTACACTTACCGTCTGCCTGACCGCGATACAGACGGCACTTGTGTGGACTTTCTGA